The following coding sequences lie in one Pectobacterium sp. A5351 genomic window:
- a CDS encoding FAD:protein FMN transferase, which yields MPSVDNAYVYSVHLMGSPILLKLFVHDETAVRKVFQRIKQLEDVLTVNRVQSEVMSINHAAGKAYVSVSPVVFELIKRAKAVSLMENSAFNVAIGPVVKLWKIGFSGSTVPERASIQRALALTHPERIILRESDCAVLLESTGMEIDLGGIAKGYIADIVRDVLYQHAIQDALINLGGNVLAIGNALTDEPGLWSVGLQKPFADRDSLLGIIKVKNKSVVTSGVYERFFTVDDQIYHHILDPKTGYPLDNELHSVTVISNDSLDGDIYTTLLYGMGVNVGIEFLHHQPDMEAIFVTKAQEIIFSSQRNYTFELLDKDYLVTQH from the coding sequence ATGCCTTCTGTCGATAACGCTTACGTTTATTCTGTTCATCTGATGGGCAGCCCCATTCTGCTCAAACTCTTTGTTCATGATGAAACCGCTGTCAGGAAGGTTTTCCAGCGCATCAAGCAGCTTGAGGACGTGCTAACCGTTAACCGAGTGCAGTCGGAAGTGATGAGTATCAATCACGCGGCGGGAAAAGCGTATGTGTCGGTCAGCCCGGTTGTCTTTGAGCTGATTAAGCGCGCCAAAGCGGTGAGTCTGATGGAAAATAGTGCTTTTAATGTGGCGATTGGCCCCGTCGTTAAACTATGGAAAATCGGTTTTAGCGGCAGCACGGTGCCTGAGCGCGCATCGATACAACGGGCGCTGGCATTAACGCATCCCGAACGCATTATTCTCAGAGAGTCGGACTGCGCCGTGTTGCTGGAAAGCACGGGAATGGAGATAGACCTGGGTGGGATTGCGAAAGGGTATATTGCCGATATCGTGCGGGATGTCCTGTATCAACATGCGATTCAGGATGCGCTGATCAATTTGGGGGGGAATGTTCTGGCGATTGGCAACGCGCTGACGGATGAGCCGGGGCTATGGAGCGTCGGGTTACAGAAGCCTTTCGCGGATCGCGATAGCCTGCTGGGCATCATTAAGGTGAAAAACAAATCGGTAGTGACATCCGGCGTCTATGAGCGTTTTTTTACCGTGGATGACCAGATCTATCATCATATTCTCGATCCCAAAACGGGTTATCCGCTGGATAATGAACTGCACAGCGTCACCGTTATCTCGAACGACTCTCTCGACGGCGATATCTACACCACGCTGCTCTATGGCATGGGCGTGAATGTGGGTATTGAGTTTCTACATCATCAGCCGGACATGGAAGCTATCTTTGTGACAAAAGCCCAAGAGATTATCTTTTCTTCTCAGCGGAATTATACGTTTGAATTGCTGGATAAGGATTATTTAGTTACTCAGCATTAA